A genomic region of Herbaspirillum sp. DW155 contains the following coding sequences:
- the mnmH gene encoding tRNA 2-selenouridine(34) synthase MnmH has translation MADLQPSRALFLADTPMLDARAPVEFGKGAFPTAVNLPLMNDSERHQVGLRYKEQGQQSAIELGHQLVSGSVKEARIAAWAEFARAHPQGCLYCFRGGLRSQITQQWLKSEAGIAYPRIAGGYKALRHFLMEAIDQALAECAFVVVGGMTGCGKTDVLLQLDNALDLEAYANHRGSSFGKRASPQPSPIDFEHRLAIALIKLQAQGHHWFALEDESRLIGACALPLALHQRMQSLPMVWLEDSREGRVERILRDYVSGLCEEYVALDPRHGFERYRAHLLAALGKLVKRLGDQRYRRLLQLMESALARQEKDGVVDLHRAWIDALLAEYYDPIYAFQRESKRSRLLFAGQQAEVVSFLRQYRP, from the coding sequence ATGGCTGATCTGCAGCCCAGCCGCGCACTGTTCCTCGCCGATACGCCCATGCTGGATGCGCGGGCGCCGGTGGAGTTCGGCAAGGGAGCGTTTCCGACGGCGGTGAACCTGCCGCTGATGAACGATAGCGAACGCCATCAGGTCGGCCTGCGCTACAAGGAGCAGGGCCAGCAGTCCGCCATCGAGCTGGGCCACCAGCTGGTCAGCGGATCGGTGAAGGAGGCCCGGATCGCCGCCTGGGCGGAGTTTGCGCGAGCGCATCCGCAGGGCTGCCTGTATTGCTTCCGGGGCGGCTTGCGTTCGCAGATCACCCAGCAGTGGTTGAAGAGTGAAGCCGGCATCGCCTATCCGCGCATAGCCGGAGGCTACAAGGCGCTGCGCCACTTCCTGATGGAGGCCATCGACCAGGCGCTGGCCGAGTGCGCCTTCGTGGTGGTCGGCGGCATGACCGGTTGCGGCAAGACCGACGTGCTGCTGCAGCTGGACAATGCACTGGACCTGGAGGCCTATGCCAATCATCGCGGCTCCAGCTTCGGCAAGCGCGCCAGTCCGCAGCCTTCCCCCATCGATTTCGAGCATCGTCTTGCGATTGCCCTCATCAAGCTGCAGGCGCAGGGACATCATTGGTTTGCGCTGGAAGACGAAAGCCGCCTGATCGGCGCCTGTGCCTTGCCGCTGGCCCTGCACCAGCGCATGCAGAGCCTACCGATGGTGTGGCTGGAGGATAGCCGGGAAGGCCGGGTGGAGCGCATCCTGCGCGATTACGTCAGCGGCCTGTGCGAGGAATACGTGGCGCTGGACCCGCGCCACGGCTTTGAGCGCTACCGCGCCCATCTGCTGGCAGCACTGGGCAAGCTGGTCAAGCGCCTGGGCGACCAGCGCTACCGGCGCCTGCTGCAGCTGATGGAATCCGCGCTGGCGCGTCAGGAGAAAGACGGCGTGGTCGACCTGCACCGCGCCTGGATCGATGCCTTGCTGGCGGAATACTACGATCCCATCTATGCCTTCCAGCGGGAGTCCAAGCGCTCCCGCCTGCTGTTCGCAGGGCAGCAGGCCGAGGTGGTCAGCTTCCTGCGCCAGTATCGGCCCTGA